From Polaribacter butkevichii, a single genomic window includes:
- a CDS encoding DeoR/GlpR family DNA-binding transcription regulator, whose protein sequence is MGINIAERHKLILNKLEKEGHVTVLDLSKEFNVSSVTIRKDLKLLEELNLLFRSHGKAIQINPYTHERTVNEKEKLHQEEKNKIATKAAELIEPFDSIILASGTTIIQMANQIKPTQGITVLTASLNAALIVSELPDVEVIQLGGTLRKSSSSIIGPFGEKMLSEFTCSKLFLGVDGIDLDFGLTTTNTMEASLNQVMIKSAQKIIILADSSKFGKKGFGRICGLEEVDQIITDSGIDDNYKNKLTKLGIDVLVVDGPIIKTD, encoded by the coding sequence ATGGGAATTAACATTGCTGAAAGACATAAACTAATTCTAAACAAACTAGAAAAAGAAGGACATGTTACGGTATTAGACTTAAGTAAAGAGTTTAACGTTTCTTCGGTAACCATTAGAAAAGACTTAAAACTTCTTGAAGAATTAAATTTACTATTTAGATCTCACGGTAAAGCCATTCAAATAAACCCTTACACACACGAAAGAACCGTTAACGAGAAGGAAAAACTTCATCAAGAAGAAAAAAATAAAATTGCCACAAAAGCAGCCGAATTAATTGAACCTTTTGACAGTATTATTCTAGCATCAGGAACTACCATTATACAAATGGCTAATCAAATTAAACCTACTCAAGGAATCACGGTTTTAACAGCATCTTTAAATGCAGCTTTAATTGTTTCTGAACTTCCTGACGTAGAAGTTATTCAACTTGGAGGTACTTTAAGAAAAAGTTCATCTTCTATTATTGGACCATTTGGAGAAAAAATGCTATCTGAATTTACATGTTCAAAACTATTTTTAGGTGTAGATGGTATAGATCTAGACTTTGGGCTAACCACCACAAACACCATGGAAGCATCTTTAAACCAAGTAATGATAAAATCTGCTCAAAAAATTATCATTCTAGCAGATTCTTCTAAATTTGGAAAAAAAGGTTTTGGCAGAATTTGCGGACTAGAAGAGGTAGATCAAATAATTACAGACTCTGGAATAGATGATAACTACAAAAATAAATTAACAAAACTAGGCATAGACGTTTTAGTTGTAGATGGACCTATAATTAAAACCGATTAA
- a CDS encoding glycerol-3-phosphate dehydrogenase/oxidase: MVRSEMIKKLSSNTKEYDFIVIGGGATGIGVALEASARGYSVLLLEKSDFTKGTSSKATKLMHGGVRYLAQGDVGLVREAVVERGLMLKNAPHITKSQSFIIPTHGLYDEVLYTVGLTFYDLLAGKLSLGRSKRISKAKTLKRISLINPDKISAGVVYYDGQFDDSRLAINVLQNCVEMGAVVVNYCSVAGLVKGSDGKVTGVRVHDEEEGKEYEIKGKQVVNATGVFADDILQMDAPGAEKTIAPSQGVHLILDKSFLPGDDAITIPKTDDGRVLFLVPWHDKVIVGTTDTPIEKESLEPVALQEEVDFILSTASRYLTKTPKRSDVLSVFAGLRPLAATKGHSDKTKEISRSHKIYTSKSGMLTMVGGKWTTFRKMGEDLVNKSEKLHGWSHIPTKTRHLKIHGYKENVDFTKPFYFYGSDEEKMLKLAKDENLESFISPSSKVIEAQVVWAVKHEMARTVEDFLARRTRCQLLDAKESIKMAPKVAKIMAKELGKDLSWEKDQVAAYLEVTSNYIL, encoded by the coding sequence ATGGTTAGAAGTGAAATGATAAAAAAGTTAAGTAGCAATACTAAAGAGTATGATTTCATTGTAATTGGTGGAGGAGCTACTGGTATTGGTGTTGCTTTAGAAGCTTCGGCAAGAGGGTACTCTGTATTGTTGTTAGAAAAATCAGATTTTACAAAAGGAACATCAAGTAAAGCTACAAAGTTGATGCATGGTGGAGTAAGATATTTGGCGCAAGGAGATGTTGGTTTGGTTAGAGAGGCGGTTGTAGAGAGAGGGTTGATGTTAAAAAATGCGCCACATATAACTAAAAGTCAGTCATTTATAATACCTACGCATGGTTTGTATGATGAGGTTTTGTATACCGTTGGTTTAACGTTTTATGACTTGTTGGCAGGTAAACTAAGTTTGGGTAGGTCTAAAAGAATATCAAAAGCAAAAACATTAAAACGTATATCTCTTATCAATCCAGATAAAATATCTGCAGGTGTTGTCTATTATGATGGTCAGTTTGATGATAGTCGTTTGGCTATTAATGTTTTGCAAAATTGTGTAGAAATGGGAGCGGTAGTGGTTAACTATTGTTCGGTTGCAGGATTGGTAAAGGGTTCAGATGGTAAGGTAACGGGTGTTCGTGTGCATGATGAGGAAGAAGGGAAAGAATATGAAATAAAAGGAAAGCAAGTTGTAAATGCAACCGGTGTGTTTGCAGATGATATTTTACAGATGGATGCTCCGGGAGCAGAAAAAACAATTGCTCCGAGTCAAGGGGTGCATTTAATTTTAGATAAATCATTTTTACCAGGTGATGACGCGATAACAATACCTAAAACCGATGATGGTAGGGTGCTTTTTTTAGTGCCATGGCACGATAAGGTTATTGTGGGTACAACAGATACGCCTATAGAAAAAGAGTCTTTAGAGCCAGTTGCGCTTCAGGAGGAAGTAGATTTTATATTAAGTACAGCAAGTAGATATTTAACAAAAACCCCTAAAAGAAGTGATGTTTTAAGTGTGTTTGCTGGTTTACGTCCTTTAGCAGCAACAAAAGGACATAGTGATAAAACAAAAGAAATTTCTAGAAGTCATAAAATTTATACGTCAAAATCGGGTATGCTAACCATGGTTGGTGGTAAGTGGACTACTTTTAGAAAAATGGGTGAAGACTTAGTAAATAAGTCAGAAAAATTACATGGTTGGTCTCATATTCCTACAAAAACAAGACACTTAAAGATTCATGGATATAAAGAAAATGTAGATTTTACAAAACCTTTTTATTTCTATGGTTCGGATGAAGAAAAAATGTTAAAACTAGCAAAAGATGAGAATCTAGAGAGTTTTATTAGTCCGTCATCAAAAGTAATAGAAGCGCAAGTTGTGTGGGCGGTTAAGCATGAGATGGCGAGAACTGTTGAAGACTTTTTAGCAAGAAGAACTCGTTGTCAATTATTGGATGCAAAAGAAAGTATAAAAATGGCTCCTAAGGTTGCTAAAATAATGGCAAAAGAATTAGGGAAAGATTTAAGTTGGGAGAAAGATCAAGTGGCAGCTTATCTAGAAGTAACTTCTAATTATATTTTATAA
- the glpK gene encoding glycerol kinase GlpK: protein MKEKLILALDQGTTSSRAILFNHNGEIVRTSQKPFEQIFPKPGWVEHCPNEIWSSQISVAAEVTAQEGISGEGIAAIGITNQRETTIVWDRETSEPVYNAIVWQDRRTAKYCDQLKEEGHIDMIKKKTGLVLDAYFSATKLKWILDNVEGARERAEEGKLCFGTVDTWLVWKLTRGKMFITDVSNASRTMLLNIHTLEWDEELLELFNIPKSILPSVKESSEVYGETATTLFSTKIPIAGIAGDQQAALFGQMCTKPGMVKNTYGTGCFLLMNTGEKAVYSENNLLTTVGWKIKGKTTYALEGSVFVGGAAIQWLRDGARMVRTAPGINHLADMAEDNGGVYFVPALTGLGAPYWDQYARGAMLGVTRGTTDAHIARATLEGIAFQVYDIVKAMEADAGEKSIELRVDGGAAASDLLLQIQSDLFGFKIIRPKTLETTALGAAYLAGLAVGYWDSVDDIQAQWIVDKEFFPKMEKEKVDKMLHYWHKAVACAQNWIED from the coding sequence ATGAAAGAAAAATTAATTTTAGCATTAGATCAGGGTACAACATCATCTAGAGCAATTCTGTTTAATCATAACGGTGAAATTGTTAGAACATCTCAAAAACCTTTTGAGCAAATATTTCCAAAACCAGGTTGGGTAGAGCATTGTCCTAATGAAATATGGTCTTCACAAATTTCTGTAGCAGCAGAAGTTACTGCGCAAGAGGGTATTTCTGGAGAGGGAATTGCGGCAATAGGTATTACAAATCAAAGAGAAACAACCATTGTTTGGGATCGTGAAACTAGCGAACCTGTTTATAATGCGATTGTTTGGCAAGATAGAAGAACAGCAAAATATTGCGACCAGCTAAAAGAAGAAGGTCATATTGATATGATTAAAAAGAAAACAGGTTTGGTTTTAGACGCATACTTTTCTGCAACTAAATTAAAATGGATTCTTGATAATGTTGAAGGAGCAAGAGAAAGAGCGGAAGAAGGAAAACTGTGTTTTGGTACTGTGGATACATGGTTGGTTTGGAAGCTAACAAGAGGGAAAATGTTTATTACTGATGTTTCTAATGCTAGTAGAACAATGTTACTTAATATTCATACCCTAGAGTGGGATGAGGAATTATTAGAATTATTTAATATACCTAAATCTATTTTACCTTCTGTTAAAGAAAGTAGCGAGGTCTATGGAGAAACAGCTACCACATTATTTTCTACAAAAATTCCTATTGCTGGTATTGCAGGAGATCAGCAAGCGGCTTTATTTGGGCAAATGTGTACAAAACCTGGTATGGTTAAAAACACGTATGGTACAGGGTGTTTTTTATTGATGAACACAGGTGAGAAAGCGGTGTATTCAGAAAACAACCTATTAACAACCGTTGGTTGGAAGATTAAAGGGAAAACTACTTATGCTTTAGAAGGAAGTGTTTTTGTTGGTGGTGCAGCGATTCAGTGGTTGCGTGATGGAGCAAGAATGGTAAGAACAGCTCCAGGTATAAATCATTTAGCAGATATGGCAGAAGATAATGGAGGTGTTTATTTTGTACCTGCATTAACTGGCTTAGGTGCTCCTTATTGGGATCAATATGCTCGTGGGGCAATGCTTGGGGTTACTCGTGGTACTACAGATGCTCATATTGCACGTGCAACTTTAGAGGGGATTGCCTTTCAGGTGTATGATATTGTTAAGGCGATGGAGGCGGATGCTGGAGAAAAAAGTATCGAGTTAAGAGTTGATGGTGGAGCGGCAGCAAGTGATTTATTATTACAAATACAATCAGATTTATTTGGTTTTAAGATTATTCGTCCAAAAACACTAGAAACAACTGCTTTAGGGGCTGCATATTTAGCAGGTTTAGCGGTAGGTTATTGGGATAGTGTTGATGATATTCAGGCGCAATGGATTGTCGATAAAGAGTTTTTTCCTAAAATGGAGAAAGAGAAAGTTGATAAAATGTTGCATTACTGGCATAAAGCAGTGGCATGTGCTCAAAACTGGATAGAGGATTAA
- a CDS encoding MIP/aquaporin family protein translates to MSILVAEILGTMLMILLGNGVVANVVLNGTKGNSSGWIVITTGWALAVFVGVIVAGPSSGAHLNPAVTIALATAGKLSWGLVPEYLAGEMIGAMLGAFLVWVFYKDHFKTTDDEGGKLACFSTGPAIKNSFSNLMSEIIGTFVLIFVILYLAGPSIDLVGDIDASAVIGLGSLGAIPVAFLVWAIGLSLGGTTGYAINPARDLGPRIMHAILPVKGSSDWGYAWIPIVGPVIGCVLAALLYVALA, encoded by the coding sequence ATGTCAATTTTAGTAGCAGAAATATTAGGGACAATGTTAATGATTCTATTGGGTAATGGAGTTGTTGCTAATGTTGTTTTAAACGGAACAAAAGGAAATAGTTCGGGTTGGATTGTAATAACTACAGGTTGGGCATTGGCTGTATTTGTAGGGGTTATTGTTGCGGGACCTTCGAGTGGTGCTCACTTAAATCCGGCGGTAACCATAGCTTTGGCAACGGCAGGAAAGCTTTCTTGGGGTTTGGTGCCAGAGTATCTTGCAGGAGAAATGATAGGCGCTATGTTAGGTGCGTTTTTAGTGTGGGTGTTTTACAAAGATCACTTTAAAACAACAGACGATGAAGGTGGAAAATTAGCTTGTTTTAGTACGGGGCCAGCAATTAAAAATTCGTTTTCAAATTTAATGAGTGAAATTATTGGAACCTTTGTTTTAATCTTTGTAATACTTTATTTAGCAGGACCAAGTATTGATCTTGTTGGAGATATCGATGCAAGTGCGGTAATTGGGTTGGGGTCTTTAGGAGCGATTCCTGTAGCGTTTTTGGTTTGGGCAATTGGTTTGTCTTTAGGAGGGACTACTGGTTATGCAATTAACCCAGCAAGAGATTTAGGACCAAGAATTATGCATGCAATTTTACCGGTAAAAGGAAGTAGTGACTGGGGATATGCGTGGATACCTATTGTAGGTCCGGTTATTGGTTGTGTGTTGGCTGCATTATTGTATGTTGCTTTGGCGTAA
- a CDS encoding ATP-dependent Clp protease ATP-binding subunit: MDDNFSPKVRDVITFSKEEALRLGQEFIGTEHLLLGLIREGEGKAIEILTAFNVDLILLRKKLEQLNPANPTFLESTGKPSLRLTRQAEKALKTTFLEAKLYQSESIDTAHLLLCILRNENDPTTKLIHKYHVNYEEAKALYKQLHVDDLEADLPINPIAETPSDDEYASEKSNPFDQPQKGKTVKKSKTPVLDNFGRDLTDLAEKGKLDPVVGRQKEIERVSQILSRRKKNNPMLIGEPGVGKSAIAEGLALRIIERKVSRILFDKRIVSLDLASLVAGTKYRGQFEERMKALMNELEKNDDIILFIDEIHTIVGAGGATGSLDASNMLKPALARGEIQCIGATTLDEFRTNIEKDGALERRFQKVIVDPTSVDETIQILQNIKNKYEEHHHVNYTDNAIEACVKLTNRYMTDRYLPDKAIDALDEAGSRIHITNIVVPQQVLELESQLEIIRDQKTKAVNGQKYEEAARLRDDEKNMEAALNSAQNQWEEDSKLNREIVTEDNVAEVVSMMTGIPVNRVAEAETSRLHELPALIKGKVIGQDDAVTKVVKAIQRNRVGLKDPNKPIGSFIFLGQTGVGKTQLAKVLARELFDSDDSLIRIDMSEYMEKFAISRLIGAPPGYVGYEEGGQLTEKVRRKPYSVILLDEIEKAHPDVFNMLLQILDDGHITDSLGRKIDFRNTIIIMTSNIGARQLKDFGGGVGFGTSAKTAQADEHAKSVLEGALKKSFAPEFLNRIDDVIIFNALERNDIHEIIDIELDKLLHRISDLGYTLKLSEKAKDYIADKGFDKKYGARPLKRAIQKYIEDALAEEIVNSKLYEGDTITMDLDEKENKLTIKIEKGEKKPETRTETES; the protein is encoded by the coding sequence ATGGACGATAATTTTTCACCAAAGGTCAGAGATGTAATTACTTTCAGTAAAGAAGAGGCGCTACGTTTAGGGCAAGAGTTTATTGGAACAGAACATCTTTTACTCGGATTAATAAGAGAAGGCGAAGGAAAAGCAATAGAAATACTAACAGCATTTAATGTTGATTTAATTTTGTTGCGCAAAAAATTAGAACAACTAAATCCTGCAAATCCTACTTTTTTAGAAAGTACAGGCAAGCCTAGTTTACGATTAACAAGACAAGCAGAAAAAGCTTTAAAAACAACTTTTTTAGAAGCAAAATTATATCAGAGCGAATCTATAGATACAGCACATTTATTACTTTGCATCTTAAGAAACGAAAATGACCCAACCACAAAGTTGATTCATAAATATCATGTGAATTATGAGGAAGCGAAAGCGCTTTACAAACAATTACATGTAGATGATTTAGAAGCAGATTTACCAATAAATCCTATTGCAGAAACTCCTTCTGATGATGAATACGCGTCAGAAAAATCAAATCCTTTTGATCAACCTCAAAAAGGAAAAACCGTAAAAAAATCGAAGACTCCGGTATTAGATAATTTTGGTAGAGATTTAACAGATTTAGCAGAAAAAGGAAAATTAGACCCGGTTGTTGGTAGACAAAAAGAAATTGAAAGAGTTTCTCAAATTTTAAGTCGTAGAAAGAAAAACAATCCAATGTTAATTGGAGAACCAGGTGTTGGTAAATCTGCCATAGCAGAAGGTTTGGCTTTGCGAATTATCGAAAGAAAAGTTTCGAGAATTTTATTTGACAAACGTATTGTTTCTTTAGATTTAGCAAGTTTAGTAGCTGGCACAAAATATCGTGGTCAGTTTGAAGAACGCATGAAAGCCTTAATGAATGAGTTAGAAAAAAATGATGATATCATTCTTTTTATTGATGAAATTCACACCATTGTTGGTGCTGGTGGCGCAACAGGTTCTTTAGATGCTTCTAACATGTTAAAACCCGCTTTAGCAAGAGGAGAAATACAATGTATTGGCGCAACTACGTTGGATGAATTTAGAACAAACATAGAAAAAGATGGTGCTCTAGAACGTCGTTTTCAAAAAGTAATTGTAGATCCAACTTCTGTTGATGAAACGATTCAGATTTTACAAAACATCAAAAACAAATACGAAGAACACCACCATGTAAATTACACAGATAACGCTATTGAAGCTTGTGTAAAATTAACCAATAGATACATGACAGATAGATACCTACCAGACAAAGCTATTGACGCTTTAGATGAAGCAGGTTCTAGAATTCATATTACAAACATTGTGGTTCCGCAACAGGTTTTAGAACTTGAATCTCAATTAGAAATTATTAGAGACCAAAAAACAAAAGCTGTAAACGGACAAAAATACGAGGAAGCTGCTAGGTTGCGTGATGATGAAAAAAACATGGAAGCTGCTTTAAATTCTGCCCAAAACCAATGGGAAGAAGACTCTAAATTAAATAGAGAAATTGTAACTGAAGATAATGTTGCCGAAGTAGTTTCTATGATGACAGGCATTCCTGTAAACAGAGTTGCAGAAGCAGAAACCAGCAGATTACACGAATTACCTGCCTTAATTAAAGGAAAAGTAATTGGACAAGATGACGCTGTTACCAAAGTTGTAAAAGCAATTCAGCGTAACAGAGTTGGGTTAAAAGACCCTAACAAACCAATTGGTTCTTTTATTTTCTTAGGACAAACAGGTGTTGGTAAAACACAATTGGCTAAAGTTTTAGCACGTGAGCTATTCGATTCTGATGATTCTTTAATTAGAATTGACATGAGTGAATACATGGAGAAATTTGCTATCTCTCGTTTAATAGGAGCGCCTCCGGGATATGTTGGCTATGAAGAAGGTGGTCAACTAACAGAAAAAGTTAGAAGAAAACCATATTCTGTTATCCTATTAGATGAAATAGAAAAAGCGCATCCAGATGTATTTAATATGTTGCTACAGATTTTAGATGATGGACATATTACAGATAGTTTAGGGCGTAAAATTGATTTTAGAAACACCATAATTATTATGACTTCTAATATTGGTGCACGACAATTAAAAGACTTTGGCGGCGGAGTTGGTTTTGGTACCTCTGCTAAAACAGCACAAGCAGATGAACATGCTAAATCTGTACTAGAAGGCGCTTTAAAGAAATCTTTTGCCCCGGAGTTTTTAAACAGAATTGATGATGTAATTATATTTAACGCTCTAGAAAGAAACGATATTCATGAAATTATAGATATTGAGCTAGATAAGTTATTACACAGAATCTCTGATTTAGGCTACACATTAAAACTAAGCGAAAAAGCAAAAGATTACATAGCAGACAAAGGTTTTGATAAAAAGTACGGTGCAAGACCACTTAAAAGAGCCATACAGAAATACATTGAAGACGCTTTGGCTGAAGAAATTGTAAACTCTAAACTCTACGAGGGAGACACCATAACAATGGATTTGGATGAGAAAGAAAACAAGCTCACCATTAAAATTGAAAAAGGCGAAAAGAAACCTGAAACAAGAACAGAAACAGAGTCTTAA
- the gyrA gene encoding DNA gyrase subunit A produces MADGEKLIPINIEEQMKSAYIDYSMSVIVSRALPDVRDGLKPVHRRVLFGMHELGIKATGSYKKSARIVGEVLGKYHPHGDTSVYDSMVRMAQDWSVRYMMVDGQGNFGSVDGDSPAAMRYTEVRMQKISEDMLADIEKDTVDHRLNFDDTLQEPTVLPTRIPNLLVNGASGIAVGMATNMAPHNLTEVINGTVAYIDNRDIEIDELMQHITAPDFPTGGIIYGYDGVRDAFHTGRGRIVMRAKAVIEEVKGRECIIVTEIPYQVNKAEMIKKTAELVNDKKLEGIANIRDESDRNGMRIVYVLKRDAIPNIILNKLFKYTQLQTSFSVNNIALVKGRPEQLNLKELIHYFVEHRHEVVVRRTEFLLKKAEARAHILEGLIIASDNIDEVIKIIRASNNADEAREALIERFELTEIQAKAIVEMRLRQLTGLEQDKLRAEFDEIMLTITDLKDILANEPRRYQIIKDELLHIKDKYGDERRSVIEYAGGDMRIEDMIPNTKVVVTISNAGYLKRTNLEEYKVQNRGGRGQKGATTRNEDFLEHLFVGTNHQYMMFFTQKGKVFWMRVYEIPEGGKNTKGRAMQNLINIEQDDKVKAFLVTQDLKDEDYINSHYVIMATKKGQVKKTSLEQYSRPRTNGINAITIKDGDELLEAKLTTGDSQVMLALASGKSIRFEEAKTRPMGRTASGVRGITLQHENDEVIGMVAVNDMESNILVVSEKGYGKRSKLEDYRVTNRGGKGVKTLNISEKTGNLVAIKNVDDSNDLMIINKSGLTIRMAVEDLRVMGRATQGVRLINIKDSDSIAAVAKVAHDEEVEEEGEVNDIEGKTESGTEIENDSNENQE; encoded by the coding sequence ATGGCAGACGGAGAAAAGTTAATTCCGATTAACATTGAAGAACAGATGAAATCTGCGTACATCGATTACTCGATGTCGGTTATTGTTTCAAGAGCATTACCAGATGTAAGAGATGGTTTAAAGCCAGTTCATAGAAGGGTTTTATTTGGTATGCATGAGTTGGGCATTAAAGCAACAGGTTCATATAAAAAGTCGGCAAGAATTGTTGGGGAAGTTTTAGGTAAGTATCACCCACACGGAGATACTTCTGTATATGATTCTATGGTGCGTATGGCGCAAGATTGGAGTGTACGTTACATGATGGTTGATGGCCAAGGGAATTTTGGTTCTGTAGATGGGGATAGTCCTGCAGCAATGCGTTATACTGAGGTTAGAATGCAGAAAATATCAGAAGATATGTTAGCTGATATTGAAAAAGATACGGTAGATCATCGTTTAAACTTTGATGATACGTTGCAAGAGCCAACCGTATTGCCAACTCGTATCCCTAATTTATTGGTAAATGGAGCTTCTGGGATTGCAGTAGGTATGGCAACAAATATGGCGCCACACAATTTAACAGAGGTTATTAATGGTACTGTTGCGTATATAGATAACAGAGATATTGAGATTGATGAATTGATGCAGCATATTACCGCACCAGATTTTCCTACAGGAGGAATTATTTATGGTTACGATGGTGTAAGAGATGCGTTTCATACAGGTCGTGGACGTATTGTAATGCGTGCTAAAGCGGTTATTGAAGAGGTTAAGGGGCGTGAGTGCATTATTGTTACGGAAATCCCTTACCAAGTGAATAAGGCGGAAATGATTAAAAAAACTGCCGAACTTGTAAATGATAAAAAATTAGAAGGAATTGCGAATATTCGTGATGAATCTGATAGAAACGGAATGCGTATTGTATATGTATTAAAACGTGATGCAATACCTAATATCATTTTAAATAAATTATTTAAATACACACAATTACAAACTTCTTTTAGTGTAAATAATATTGCATTAGTAAAAGGAAGACCAGAGCAATTAAATTTAAAAGAATTAATTCATTACTTCGTAGAGCATAGACATGAAGTTGTTGTTCGTAGAACAGAATTTTTACTTAAAAAAGCAGAAGCAAGAGCTCATATTTTAGAAGGACTAATAATTGCTTCTGATAATATTGATGAAGTTATAAAAATTATTAGAGCTTCTAATAATGCAGATGAAGCTAGAGAAGCTTTAATTGAGCGTTTTGAATTAACAGAAATTCAAGCAAAAGCAATTGTAGAAATGCGTTTGCGTCAGTTAACAGGACTAGAACAAGATAAATTACGTGCAGAGTTCGATGAAATTATGTTAACAATAACTGATTTAAAAGACATTTTAGCAAACGAGCCTAGACGTTACCAAATTATTAAAGATGAGTTATTACACATAAAAGATAAGTATGGTGATGAGCGTAGATCTGTAATAGAATATGCTGGTGGAGATATGCGTATAGAAGATATGATACCTAATACAAAAGTTGTGGTAACAATTTCTAATGCAGGGTATTTAAAACGTACAAATCTAGAAGAATATAAAGTTCAAAATAGAGGAGGTAGAGGGCAAAAAGGAGCTACAACAAGAAATGAAGATTTCTTAGAGCATTTATTTGTTGGTACAAACCATCAATATATGATGTTCTTTACTCAAAAAGGTAAAGTATTTTGGATGCGTGTCTATGAAATTCCTGAAGGTGGTAAAAACACCAAGGGTAGAGCAATGCAAAACTTAATCAACATAGAACAAGACGATAAAGTAAAAGCATTCTTAGTAACACAAGACTTAAAAGACGAAGACTATATTAATAGCCATTACGTAATTATGGCAACTAAAAAAGGTCAAGTTAAAAAGACTTCTTTAGAACAATATTCTAGACCAAGAACTAATGGTATTAATGCTATTACTATTAAGGACGGAGATGAATTGCTAGAAGCAAAATTAACTACAGGAGACAGTCAAGTAATGTTAGCTTTAGCATCAGGTAAATCTATTCGTTTCGAAGAAGCAAAAACTCGTCCAATGGGAAGAACTGCTTCTGGTGTAAGAGGAATAACTTTACAACATGAAAATGATGAAGTAATTGGTATGGTTGCTGTAAATGACATGGAAAGTAATATTCTTGTTGTATCTGAAAAAGGATATGGTAAACGTTCTAAATTAGAAGATTATCGTGTTACTAATCGTGGAGGTAAAGGTGTAAAAACTTTAAATATTTCTGAAAAAACAGGAAATTTAGTAGCTATTAAAAATGTAGATGATTCTAATGATTTAATGATTATTAATAAATCAGGTCTTACTATTAGAATGGCTGTAGAAGATTTAAGAGTTATGGGACGTGCAACACAAGGAGTTCGTTTAATAAATATTAAAGATTCAGATAGCATTGCTGCCGTAGCAAAAGTAGCTCATGATGAAGAAGTAGAAGAAGAGGGAGAAGTAAATGATATAGAAGGAAAAACAGAAAGTGGCACGGAAATTGAAAATGATTCAAATGAAAATCAAGAATAA
- a CDS encoding tetratricopeptide repeat protein, with product MKIKNNNKLIISKMRNQILALTVGFLSIASFAQKNELKAAEKAIKKGAFKEAKAALAGLEGAEDSMDAKYKAKYFFLKGSAYGKSNVEKAAAAYNKLISYEKEIGKQKYTKEAQPKLNELIQFVSKKAIDSYNGKDYNKATKNFYLTYKLSPTDTSFLYNAALSSSLGKDYDGALKYYKELQDIKYTGIATQYTAVNKETGKEENMGTKANRDAMVKFGKYTNPSEKVTESKQAEIIKNIGYIYVNQGKPELAVAALEEARKANPKDINLLLNQAQMYIKLEQMDKFGALMEEAVKLDPTNPTLFFNLGVVNAGEDKIEEAIGFYKKAIELDPEYGDAYLNLGVTVLNKRIAVINEMNENLSNDKKYTELEGTLKEICKDALPYIVKADELGRTEGTVSTLLNIYDTLEMTSEADALRPIYKEMRGQ from the coding sequence ATGAAAATCAAGAATAACAATAAATTAATAATTAGTAAAATGAGAAATCAAATATTAGCGTTAACAGTTGGCTTTTTATCAATAGCATCTTTTGCGCAGAAGAATGAACTTAAAGCTGCCGAAAAGGCAATTAAAAAAGGGGCGTTTAAAGAAGCAAAAGCAGCATTAGCTGGTTTAGAAGGCGCAGAAGACTCAATGGATGCAAAGTACAAAGCAAAATATTTCTTTTTAAAAGGATCTGCGTACGGAAAATCTAACGTAGAAAAAGCAGCGGCTGCATACAATAAGTTAATTTCTTATGAGAAAGAAATAGGAAAGCAAAAATATACAAAAGAAGCACAACCTAAATTAAATGAATTAATACAATTTGTATCTAAAAAAGCAATTGATTCTTATAATGGAAAAGATTACAATAAAGCTACAAAGAATTTTTATTTAACGTATAAATTAAGTCCTACAGATACTTCTTTTTTATATAATGCAGCTTTAAGTTCTTCTTTAGGTAAAGACTACGATGGTGCTTTAAAATATTATAAAGAATTACAAGATATTAAATATACGGGTATTGCAACTCAGTATACTGCTGTAAATAAAGAAACAGGTAAAGAAGAAAACATGGGAACCAAAGCAAATAGAGATGCAATGGTTAAGTTTGGTAAATATACAAACCCTAGTGAAAAAGTTACTGAATCTAAACAAGCAGAAATTATTAAAAATATTGGTTATATATATGTAAACCAAGGAAAACCAGAATTAGCTGTTGCTGCTTTAGAGGAAGCTAGAAAAGCGAATCCAAAAGATATCAATTTATTATTAAATCAAGCTCAAATGTACATTAAGCTAGAGCAAATGGATAAATTTGGAGCCCTAATGGAAGAAGCTGTAAAATTAGATCCTACAAATCCTACTTTGTTTTTTAATTTAGGTGTTGTAAATGCTGGTGAAGATAAAATTGAAGAAGCTATTGGTTTTTATAAAAAAGCAATAGAATTAGATCCTGAATATGGAGATGCTTATTTAAACTTAGGGGTTACTGTTTTAAATAAAAGAATTGCTGTTATTAATGAGATGAATGAAAATTTATCGAATGATAAAAAATATACAGAATTAGAAGGTACATTAAAAGAAATCTGTAAAGATGCATTACCTTATATTGTAAAAGCAGATGAGCTTGGTAGAACAGAGGGAACTGTAAGTACACTTTTAAATATTTATGATACTTTAGAAATGACTTCTGAAGCAGATGCTTTAAGACCAATTTATAAAGAAATGAGAGGTCAATAA